The proteins below come from a single uncultured Carboxylicivirga sp. genomic window:
- a CDS encoding MFS transporter yields MYSGNITKLYLIKIAKWFMLTMPILMLFYHDLGFSVEQSFRLKAIYSVAIVIFEIPSGYAADVLGRKRTLIIGSILGTLGFAIYSFSASFYAFAAAELILGIGQSFISGSDSALLYDSLKADGREHDYIKYEGRNFSVGNFSEAIAGFLGGALAEWSLRMPFVFQTGIAFIAIPAAFMLVEPHLYSRKHKATWIDIWNVVKYAMLKNKSLRYNIVYSSIIGSATLSMAWIYPLYLKEIGFREIQIGTTSTFLNLIVGFTTLGAYKIEQRLKPKSTVVGTTFLITGGFILAGVIHSIWILPLLVVFYFARGIATPVLKDYINRITPSNIRATVLSIRSLLIRANFSILAPLFGYVTDTLSLSQAFMIIGAVFLVLTGSSIFLFLKSLESGYSK; encoded by the coding sequence ATGTATTCAGGCAACATCACAAAGTTATATCTGATCAAAATTGCAAAGTGGTTTATGCTTACCATGCCTATTTTAATGCTTTTTTATCACGATTTAGGTTTTTCAGTAGAGCAATCATTTCGATTAAAAGCAATTTATAGTGTTGCCATAGTTATATTCGAAATTCCATCGGGTTATGCCGCCGATGTTTTGGGACGTAAGCGCACCTTAATAATTGGGAGTATTCTTGGAACTTTGGGTTTTGCTATTTACTCGTTTTCAGCATCGTTTTATGCATTTGCTGCGGCAGAATTGATACTAGGAATTGGCCAAAGTTTTATTAGTGGATCAGATTCTGCTTTGCTATACGATAGCTTAAAAGCCGATGGGAGAGAACATGATTACATTAAATACGAGGGTCGAAACTTTTCGGTAGGAAATTTTAGTGAAGCTATAGCTGGATTTCTTGGAGGAGCTTTGGCTGAGTGGAGTTTGCGAATGCCATTTGTTTTTCAAACAGGTATTGCTTTTATTGCCATTCCTGCCGCATTTATGTTAGTGGAGCCACATCTTTATAGCCGTAAGCACAAAGCTACATGGATTGATATATGGAATGTTGTAAAATATGCCATGCTGAAGAATAAAAGCTTACGCTACAATATTGTTTATTCTTCAATAATTGGATCAGCTACTTTAAGTATGGCATGGATTTATCCTTTGTATTTAAAAGAGATTGGTTTTAGAGAGATTCAGATTGGAACTACCAGTACTTTTTTGAATTTAATAGTAGGTTTTACAACTTTAGGTGCATATAAAATAGAACAACGTTTAAAACCAAAATCAACCGTTGTTGGTACAACTTTTTTAATTACTGGAGGTTTTATTCTTGCAGGTGTTATTCATTCTATATGGATATTACCTCTGTTAGTGGTGTTTTATTTTGCCAGAGGTATCGCAACGCCTGTTCTAAAGGACTATATTAATCGAATTACCCCATCAAATATTAGAGCTACTGTTTTGTCAATCAGAAGTTTACTTATTAGGGCTAATTTTTCTATTTTAGCTCCGTTGTTCGGGTATGTAACGGATACTTTATCATTAAGTCAGGCGTTTATGATTATTGGGGCTGTGTTTTTGGTCTTGACTGGTTCCAGCATATTTCTGTTTCTAAAATCGTTAGAGTCTGGATATTCGAAATAA